Proteins encoded together in one Electrophorus electricus isolate fEleEle1 chromosome 9, fEleEle1.pri, whole genome shotgun sequence window:
- the LOC113583863 gene encoding ecto-ADP-ribosyltransferase 5-like isoform X2, translating into MGALSLKLFLCLFLIVVSHDVTAEVRILDMSPDAVDDTYSECRDKMMQTVIKPDGLLQEEIKANKDFAEMWRSHGGTCEKQIYGGIPYHLAALQAYGNSKPKFRKVFNQMVQTKGKNITIYEKEFPFKSLHFLLTDIIRLLNNGTVCSRVYFGTVKTYRGNTGSKVRFGKFLQARIQESSETEVVELEGEGTLFNITSCSAVNIENYTCTSEEIEHLISPTEVFVVQSIKEVKSEDASYKIITLTHSRFLSNHDCYVFPSSIHGGSSKLVLRSVVLALMGTILGLYHFTVMQ; encoded by the exons ATGGGAGCTCTGAGTCTGAAACTGTTTCTGTGCCTTTTCCTTATTGTGGTGTCTCACGAC GTGACCGCAGAGGTGAGAATCCTGGATATGTCTCCTGACGCTGTGGATGACACCTACTCGGAGTGTCGTGATAAAATGATGCAGACTGTTATAAAACCAGATGGCCTGTTACAGGAGGAGATTAAGGCCAATAAAGATTTTGCAGAGATGTGGAGGAGTCATGGTGGAACTTGTGAGAAGCAAATTTATGGCGGAATACCATATCACTTGGCTGCTCTCCAAGCTTATGGGAATTCCAAACCGAAATTCCGAAAGGTGTTTAACCAAATGGTTCAGACCAAAGGCAAAAACATCACAATCTATGAAAAGGAATTTCCCTTCAAGTCCCTTCACTTCTTATTGACAGATATCATACGACTTCTTAACAATGGGACAGTGTGTTCACGTGTATACTTTGGCACAGTTAAGACATATCGTGGAAATACTGGGTCCAAGGTACGCTTCGGAAAGTTCCTCCAGGCCAGAATCCAAGAAAGTTCTGAGACTGAAGTGGTTGAGTTGGAAGGGGAAGGCACTCTGTTTAACATCACGTCCTGTTCTGCAGTGAACATTGAGAACTACACATGCACTTCAGAGGAAATTGAGCACCTTATTTCTCCAACAGAGGTCTTTGTAGTGCAGAGTATCAAAGAAGTTAAAAGTGAAGATGCCAGTTATAAAATAATCACTTTAACACACTCAAGGTTTCTTAGCAATCATGACTGCTACGTCTTTCCAAG TTCTATCCATGGTGGATCATCCAAGCTGGTGCTAAGATCAGTGGTTCTGGCATTGATGGGAACCATTTTAGGCCTTTACCACTTCACTGTGATGCAGTGA
- the LOC113583863 gene encoding ecto-ADP-ribosyltransferase 5-like isoform X1, giving the protein MLVTPTYKVVGARELLEKCPHFYIVLQCTKCSFPGHTSLNRVRELGGSSSVMGALSLKLFLCLFLIVVSHDVTAEVRILDMSPDAVDDTYSECRDKMMQTVIKPDGLLQEEIKANKDFAEMWRSHGGTCEKQIYGGIPYHLAALQAYGNSKPKFRKVFNQMVQTKGKNITIYEKEFPFKSLHFLLTDIIRLLNNGTVCSRVYFGTVKTYRGNTGSKVRFGKFLQARIQESSETEVVELEGEGTLFNITSCSAVNIENYTCTSEEIEHLISPTEVFVVQSIKEVKSEDASYKIITLTHSRFLSNHDCYVFPSSIHGGSSKLVLRSVVLALMGTILGLYHFTVMQ; this is encoded by the exons ATGCTGGTCACCCCAACCTATAAAGTAGTGGGAGCCAGGGAGCTACTGGAGAAGTGCCCACACTTTTATATTGTGCTGCAGTGCACAAAATGTTCTTTTCCTGGACACACAAGCCTGAACAGAGTCAGAG AGCTGGGTGGATCAAGTTCTGTAATGGGAGCTCTGAGTCTGAAACTGTTTCTGTGCCTTTTCCTTATTGTGGTGTCTCACGAC GTGACCGCAGAGGTGAGAATCCTGGATATGTCTCCTGACGCTGTGGATGACACCTACTCGGAGTGTCGTGATAAAATGATGCAGACTGTTATAAAACCAGATGGCCTGTTACAGGAGGAGATTAAGGCCAATAAAGATTTTGCAGAGATGTGGAGGAGTCATGGTGGAACTTGTGAGAAGCAAATTTATGGCGGAATACCATATCACTTGGCTGCTCTCCAAGCTTATGGGAATTCCAAACCGAAATTCCGAAAGGTGTTTAACCAAATGGTTCAGACCAAAGGCAAAAACATCACAATCTATGAAAAGGAATTTCCCTTCAAGTCCCTTCACTTCTTATTGACAGATATCATACGACTTCTTAACAATGGGACAGTGTGTTCACGTGTATACTTTGGCACAGTTAAGACATATCGTGGAAATACTGGGTCCAAGGTACGCTTCGGAAAGTTCCTCCAGGCCAGAATCCAAGAAAGTTCTGAGACTGAAGTGGTTGAGTTGGAAGGGGAAGGCACTCTGTTTAACATCACGTCCTGTTCTGCAGTGAACATTGAGAACTACACATGCACTTCAGAGGAAATTGAGCACCTTATTTCTCCAACAGAGGTCTTTGTAGTGCAGAGTATCAAAGAAGTTAAAAGTGAAGATGCCAGTTATAAAATAATCACTTTAACACACTCAAGGTTTCTTAGCAATCATGACTGCTACGTCTTTCCAAG TTCTATCCATGGTGGATCATCCAAGCTGGTGCTAAGATCAGTGGTTCTGGCATTGATGGGAACCATTTTAGGCCTTTACCACTTCACTGTGATGCAGTGA
- the LOC113583865 gene encoding ecto-ADP-ribosyltransferase 5-like gives MEKAKGLTTKEHQGVSLFLLVFFGVLLESLSAEVRILDMSPDAVDGTYSECRDKMMQTVTKPGGLLQEEIKANKDFAEMWRSHGGTCEKQIYGGTSYHLAALQAYANSKPKFRKVFNEMVQTKGKNITIYEKEFPFKSLHFLLTDIIRLLNNGTVCSHVYFGTVKTYRGNTGSKVRFGKFLQASVKNSSETEVIESEGEGTLFNITSCSAVNIEIYTCTSEEIEHLISPTEVFVVQSIKEVQNEDASYKIITLTHSRFQSNHDCFFPSSLHGGSSRLVLSSEVLALMGTILGLFHFTVMQ, from the exons ATG GAAAAGGCGAAAGGACTTACTACCAAAGAACATCAGGGTGTCAGCCTGTTTCTCCTGGTATTTTTTGGTGTGCTCTTAGAGAGT CTGTCTGCAGAGGTGAGAATCCTGGATATGTCTCCCGACGCTGTGGATGGCACCTACTCGGAGTGTCGTGACAAAATGATGCAGACTGTTACAAAACCAGGTGGCCTGTTACAGGAAGAGATTAAGGCCAATAAAGATTTTGCAGAGATGTGGAGAAGTCATGGTGGAACTTGTGAGAAGCAAATTTATGGGGGAACATCATATCACTTGGCTGCTCTCCAGGCTTATGCGAATTCCAAACCGAAATTCCGAAAGGTGTTTAACGAAATGGTTCAGACCAAAGGCAAAAACATCACAATTTATGAAAAGGAATTTCCCTTCAAGTCCCTTCACTTCTTATTGACAGATATCATACGACTTCTTAACAATGGCAcagtgtgttcacatgtgtacTTTGGCACAGTTAAGACATATCGTGGAAATACTGGGTCCAAGGTGCGCTTCGGAAAGTTCCTCCAGGCCAGTGTCAAGAACAGCTCTGAGACGGAAGTGATTGAGTCAGAAGGGGAAGGCACTCTGTTTAACATCACGTCCTGTTCTGCAGTGAACATTGAGATCTACACATGTACTTCAGAGGAAATTGAGCACCTTATTTCTCCAACAGAGGTCTTTGTAGTGCAGAGTATAAAGGAAGTTCAAAATGAAGACGCCAGTTATAAAATAATCACTTTAACACACTCAAGGTTTCAGAGCAATCATGACTGCTTCTTTCCAAG TTCTCTCCATGGTGGATCATCCAGGCTGGTGCTAAGCTCAGAGGTTCTGGCATTGATGGGAACCATTTTAGGCCTTTTCCACTTCACTGTGATGCAGTGA